The following proteins are co-located in the Halarcobacter sp. genome:
- a CDS encoding ornithine cyclodeaminase family protein has protein sequence MRFIEKEEVIKNLDYPSLIEVLKNAFINKIKVPDRLHYDYENPEEKIDSTLLLMPAWQEGVSVGTKILTVSPNNAKYNLPAINGIYILFDGHKGELQAIIDGKPLTSKRTAAASALASSYLSRKDSTSMLMIGTGALSKELIKAHSCVRDLKAIYIWGRDKSKAQKIVDELPEYNIQVVENIEDKISNVDIVSCATLSHNPLIFGKNIKEGQHFDLVGAYKPDMREADDEFIKNVDIFIDTNMAKKESGEIKIPLENKIIFEENFKADLFDLTRGKKEARVSDSQITLFKSVGHGLEDLAAARLVYEKVTRS, from the coding sequence ATGAGATTTATAGAAAAAGAAGAAGTTATTAAGAACTTAGATTATCCTTCATTGATAGAAGTATTAAAAAATGCTTTTATTAATAAGATTAAAGTTCCTGATAGACTTCATTATGATTATGAGAATCCAGAAGAAAAAATTGATTCAACTTTACTTTTAATGCCTGCTTGGCAAGAGGGTGTTAGTGTTGGAACTAAGATATTAACTGTATCTCCAAATAATGCTAAATATAATCTACCAGCTATAAATGGTATTTATATTCTTTTTGATGGGCATAAAGGTGAACTTCAAGCAATTATTGATGGTAAACCCTTAACTTCAAAAAGAACAGCAGCAGCTTCTGCATTGGCTAGTTCATATTTATCAAGAAAAGATTCAACTTCTATGTTGATGATAGGAACTGGTGCATTAAGTAAAGAGTTAATTAAGGCTCACTCTTGTGTAAGAGATTTAAAAGCGATTTATATTTGGGGTAGGGATAAAAGTAAAGCCCAAAAAATAGTAGATGAACTACCTGAATACAATATTCAAGTTGTTGAAAATATTGAAGATAAGATTTCAAACGTTGATATAGTTTCTTGTGCAACTTTAAGTCATAACCCTTTGATTTTTGGAAAAAACATAAAAGAAGGGCAACATTTTGACTTGGTTGGAGCGTATAAACCTGATATGAGAGAAGCTGATGATGAGTTTATTAAAAATGTAGATATTTTTATAGACACTAATATGGCTAAAAAAGAATCAGGTGAAATAAAAATTCCATTAGAAAATAAGATAATATTCGAAGAAAATTTTAAAGCTGACTTGTTTGATTTAACAAGAGGAAAAAAAGAAGCACGAGTGAGTGATTCTCAAATAACTCTTTTTAAATCTGTTGGGCATGGATTAGAAGATTTAGCCGCAGCAAGATTAGTTTATGAGAAAGTAACTAGGAGTTAG